In Phycisphaerae bacterium, one genomic interval encodes:
- the mscL gene encoding large conductance mechanosensitive channel protein MscL, whose amino-acid sequence MLEEFKRFAFKGNVIDLAVGVIIGAAFGKIVDSLVKHIIMPLVSLLIPGEQGYLGWKLVVGAKEVPYGLFIGEVVNFLIVAVALFIFVVKFLGWIMKARKQEVAAGPPPLTKDQELLIEIRDLLGKSRA is encoded by the coding sequence CTGCTCGAGGAGTTCAAGCGGTTCGCGTTCAAGGGCAACGTCATTGATCTCGCCGTCGGCGTGATCATTGGCGCGGCGTTTGGCAAGATCGTGGATTCACTGGTAAAGCACATCATCATGCCGCTGGTCAGCCTGCTGATCCCCGGCGAGCAGGGGTACCTCGGCTGGAAGCTGGTCGTGGGCGCGAAAGAAGTGCCCTATGGCCTCTTCATCGGCGAGGTCGTGAACTTCCTCATCGTCGCCGTGGCGCTCTTCATCTTCGTGGTGAAGTTCCTCGGCTGGATCATGAAAGCCCGGAAGCAGGAAGTCGCGGCCGGGCCGCCGCCCCTGACGAAGGACCAGGAACTCCTCATTGAGATCCGGGACCTGCTGGGCAAGAGTCGCGCGTAG
- a CDS encoding cation:proton antiporter — MITTVAVAFSAAWLFGLLTQRLRLSPIVGYLLAGILIGPSLPGFVSDQQIAHQLGEVGVILLMFGVGLHFRVKDLLAMKAIAVPGALGRSSVVALLSIVVFAAFGVPLKSGVVIGLALSVGSTVVMMRVLMDAQVLDSPQGHVAAGWSLVEDVFTVVVLVMIPLFAAGADALAAGPWTALALALLKLAALVALVLLGGSRAIPWVLVQVARLRSRELFTLTVLVFAIAIAAGAYYFFGASMALGAFLAGMVVAQSPVSHQAAAEALPLRDAFAVLFFVSVGMLFEPAVITREPHLIVVALGIILIVKPLVAMAIVALLGHSVRMSLTVALGLAQIGEFSFILAGLAREYELILEETRSVLVAAAIISIALTPLVFRVLEPLEAWLRRRPRLWELLNGRAERRLRSMNAAARQTIAQRGAAGDRGAIVVGYGPVGRSVDHLLHEAGLPTVVIDLNMDTVAELTAQGRTALFGDASHDAILEQAGVRHASHLVLTPPHSSERVTVVAHARLLNPDLRIFVRAHYLGERAYLEQAGATAAVFEEGEAAIALARLVLADTGASRETVERSVRDLRLRLILENVSNLATQAVRSIMVPWTRVHRLSRSASLQDVLREVSRRHFSRWPVVDPATDVPLGYLLTKDLVAEALTASDWAGLVRPLHAVAPEASIESTLLELQRQNATVCVVVDAGRPVGLITIEDILEQVVGRMEDEYPHQPSVCLRDACAHGGVVLDLAARTAEHAIAELAAAIAASKLPAGADIAALAIAREHEVSTDVGFGVALPHARCPNLRAPLVVFGRSTEGIIFSARTSAPIQLVFLLVTPAEQPDLQVLLLGRIARVASDPAVRARLAQAQTAVEVIETIAEADSAASSPTPAE; from the coding sequence TTGATCACGACCGTCGCGGTGGCGTTCAGCGCGGCTTGGTTGTTTGGCCTGCTTACGCAACGTCTGAGACTGTCGCCGATCGTCGGCTACCTGCTGGCGGGGATCCTGATCGGGCCGTCCCTGCCCGGCTTCGTGAGTGATCAGCAGATCGCGCACCAGCTTGGGGAAGTGGGTGTCATTCTGCTCATGTTCGGCGTCGGCCTCCATTTCCGCGTGAAGGACCTGCTGGCGATGAAGGCCATCGCCGTGCCCGGTGCGCTGGGGCGCAGCAGCGTGGTCGCGCTGCTGAGCATCGTCGTGTTTGCGGCTTTCGGCGTGCCACTAAAGTCCGGAGTGGTCATCGGCCTGGCGCTGTCGGTTGGCAGCACCGTGGTGATGATGCGCGTGCTGATGGACGCGCAGGTGCTTGACTCGCCCCAGGGCCACGTGGCCGCCGGCTGGTCGCTGGTTGAGGACGTCTTCACGGTCGTCGTACTGGTCATGATCCCGCTGTTCGCCGCGGGCGCGGATGCTTTGGCCGCGGGACCGTGGACCGCGCTGGCCCTGGCGCTGCTGAAACTCGCCGCACTGGTCGCGCTCGTGTTGCTCGGCGGCTCGCGCGCCATTCCGTGGGTGCTGGTGCAGGTGGCGCGCTTGCGCTCGCGTGAGCTGTTCACGCTGACTGTCCTCGTCTTCGCGATTGCGATTGCGGCCGGCGCGTACTATTTCTTTGGCGCTTCGATGGCGTTGGGGGCCTTCCTGGCTGGGATGGTCGTGGCCCAGTCGCCGGTCAGCCACCAGGCCGCTGCTGAGGCGCTGCCGCTGCGCGACGCCTTTGCCGTGCTCTTCTTCGTGTCGGTGGGCATGCTCTTCGAGCCGGCGGTCATCACGCGCGAGCCACACTTGATTGTCGTTGCGCTCGGGATCATCCTGATCGTGAAGCCGTTGGTGGCCATGGCGATCGTGGCGCTGCTCGGCCACTCGGTGCGCATGTCCCTGACCGTGGCGCTGGGCCTGGCGCAGATCGGCGAGTTCTCGTTCATTCTGGCGGGACTGGCGCGCGAGTATGAGCTCATCTTGGAGGAGACCCGTAGCGTCCTGGTGGCGGCCGCGATCATCTCGATCGCGCTGACCCCGCTTGTGTTCCGCGTGCTGGAGCCGCTGGAGGCCTGGCTGCGCCGCCGCCCGCGCCTGTGGGAACTGCTCAACGGCCGGGCCGAGCGCCGCTTGCGGTCGATGAACGCCGCCGCCCGGCAGACGATCGCCCAGCGCGGCGCCGCGGGCGACCGCGGGGCGATTGTTGTGGGCTACGGCCCGGTCGGGCGCTCCGTGGACCACCTGCTGCATGAAGCGGGCCTGCCGACCGTGGTCATCGATCTCAACATGGACACCGTGGCCGAGCTCACCGCGCAGGGCCGGACGGCGCTCTTCGGTGACGCGTCGCACGACGCCATCCTCGAGCAGGCCGGCGTACGCCACGCGTCGCACCTCGTGCTTACCCCGCCGCACTCCAGCGAGCGCGTCACCGTGGTCGCGCACGCCCGCCTCCTGAACCCCGACCTGCGGATCTTCGTCCGGGCGCATTACCTCGGCGAGCGAGCCTACCTCGAACAAGCCGGAGCCACGGCCGCCGTGTTCGAGGAAGGTGAAGCCGCCATCGCGCTGGCCCGGCTGGTGCTCGCCGACACGGGGGCGAGCCGCGAAACCGTCGAGCGGTCCGTGCGCGACCTGCGGCTGCGGCTGATCCTCGAGAATGTGTCGAACCTGGCCACCCAGGCCGTCCGCAGCATCATGGTGCCCTGGACGCGCGTCCACCGCTTGTCCAGGTCCGCCAGCCTCCAGGACGTGCTCCGCGAAGTCAGCCGCCGGCACTTCTCGCGCTGGCCGGTGGTGGATCCGGCGACGGACGTTCCGCTCGGCTATCTGCTCACGAAGGACCTGGTCGCGGAGGCGCTGACGGCGTCGGACTGGGCCGGACTCGTGCGGCCGCTCCACGCCGTCGCACCCGAAGCCAGCATCGAGTCCACGCTCCTCGAGCTGCAGCGCCAGAACGCCACCGTGTGCGTCGTGGTGGACGCCGGGCGACCCGTGGGGCTGATTACGATCGAGGACATCCTCGAGCAGGTCGTGGGACGGATGGAGGACGAGTACCCGCACCAGCCTAGCGTATGCCTGCGGGACGCCTGCGCGCACGGCGGCGTGGTGCTGGACCTGGCGGCGCGGACGGCGGAGCACGCCATCGCAGAACTCGCCGCGGCCATCGCGGCGAGCAAGCTGCCAGCGGGGGCCGACATCGCGGCGCTCGCGATCGCGCGGGAACACGAGGTCTCCACGGATGTTGGCTTCGGCGTCGCGCTGCCCCACGCGCGCTGCCCCAACTTGCGTGCCCCGCTTGTGGTGTTCGGCCGCTCCACGGAAGGGATCATCTTCAGCGCGCGCACATCAGCGCCCATTCAACTCGTCTTCCTGCTGGTCACGCCCGCGGAGCAGCCGGATCTGCAAGTCTTGCTGCTCGGCCGAATTGCCCGCGTGGCCAGCGACCCGGCCGTGCGCGCCCGGCTGGCGCAGGCCCAAACGGCCGTGGAAGTGATCGAGACCATCGCGGAGGCGGATTCAGCCGCGTCGTCGCCCACGCCAGCGGAGTGA
- a CDS encoding serine acetyltransferase: protein MDSRRLGEALPRLVARIVKSYVSDARTQHIDREYLPAREVIITICDLLLELTYPGYIGRKGLTQHNISFHVGELLPRLWEHLTDQITQCLCHEQECCGPRRPEDRPACRERAAELASRFMERIPDVRAMLADDVQAAYDGDPAASGTAEVILAYPAILAITIFRYAHELYEMGVPLMPRIMTEHAHYLTGIDIHPGARIGRSFFIDHGTGVVIGETTDIGAHVKLYQGVTLGALSFPKDERGRLIRGYKRHPTVGHHVTIYANAIVLGGETHLGDGSIIGGSVFLTRSVEPGHQVSITPPVLKVRPPQPQPGSTEVKPEAMNDQP from the coding sequence ATGGACTCGCGACGCCTGGGCGAAGCCCTGCCGCGGCTGGTGGCGCGCATCGTGAAGAGCTACGTCTCCGATGCCCGCACGCAGCACATCGACCGGGAGTATCTCCCGGCGCGCGAAGTCATCATCACCATCTGCGATTTGCTGCTGGAGCTGACCTACCCCGGGTACATCGGCCGCAAGGGCCTGACGCAGCACAACATCAGCTTCCACGTCGGTGAGCTGCTCCCACGCCTCTGGGAGCATCTCACCGACCAGATCACGCAGTGTCTCTGCCACGAGCAGGAGTGTTGCGGTCCGCGGCGGCCCGAGGACCGCCCGGCCTGCCGCGAGCGCGCCGCCGAGCTCGCCAGCCGCTTCATGGAGCGCATCCCCGACGTGCGGGCCATGCTCGCCGACGACGTCCAGGCCGCCTACGACGGCGACCCCGCCGCCAGCGGCACCGCCGAGGTCATCCTCGCCTACCCCGCGATCCTGGCGATCACCATCTTCCGCTACGCCCACGAGCTCTACGAGATGGGCGTTCCGCTCATGCCGCGCATCATGACCGAGCACGCCCACTACCTCACAGGCATCGATATCCACCCCGGCGCCCGCATCGGCCGGTCGTTCTTCATCGATCACGGCACCGGCGTGGTCATCGGCGAGACGACCGACATCGGCGCGCATGTGAAGCTCTACCAAGGCGTCACGCTCGGCGCTCTCTCGTTCCCCAAGGACGAGCGCGGCCGGCTGATCCGCGGCTACAAGCGCCACCCGACGGTCGGCCACCACGTCACCATCTACGCCAACGCGATCGTGCTCGGTGGCGAGACGCACCTCGGCGACGGCAGCATCATCGGCGGCTCCGTCTTCCTGACGCGCAGCGTCGAGCCCGGCCACCAGGTCTCGATCACGCCGCCGGTGCTGAAAGTCCGCCCGCCGCAGCCGCAGCCCGGCAGCACCGAGGTGAAGCCCGAGGCGATGAACGATCAGCCGTAG
- a CDS encoding Rne/Rng family ribonuclease has product MIINTVQREECRIAILEGGRLEEIYLERAAAENHVGNIYKGVVTNVEPSIQAAFIDFGQGKNGFLHISDLHPQYFPDGVGHTENVGRKMPRRSRPPIQRCLRRGQEVLVQVTKEGIGTKGPTLSTYLSIPGRFLVMMPGMRRLGVSRRIEDDATRDKLRDALGELELPEGMGFIARTAAMDRNKKELQNDLGYLTRLWRAVEKRIESEPAPAELYRESDLVIRTIRDVFTNDIERIVVDDEEVLARAREFLSIFSPRSQDIITLYTDPEPIFHKHKIEAELERLHSRHVPLKSGGSLVIDQTEALVAIDVNSGRFRTEDDAETTAYKINIEAADEIPRQLRLRDLGGVVVCDFIDMRMESHRRDIERRLIENLKQHKERAKVLRTSAFGLIEMTRQRQRASLTRSVYRDCRHCRGTGLVKTVESVTLDVMRLIQLAVTREQIRMVEISVSPEVAYLLQNRKRALINELETKHRRIVSIRPDPNFSLDQVEISCTDARGRVVPHM; this is encoded by the coding sequence ATGATCATCAACACGGTGCAGCGCGAGGAATGCCGCATCGCGATCCTGGAAGGCGGGCGCCTGGAGGAGATCTACCTCGAGCGGGCGGCGGCGGAGAACCACGTCGGCAACATCTACAAGGGCGTGGTGACGAACGTCGAGCCGAGCATCCAGGCGGCGTTCATCGATTTTGGCCAGGGCAAGAACGGCTTTTTGCACATTTCCGATCTGCACCCCCAGTATTTCCCCGACGGGGTCGGGCACACGGAAAACGTTGGGCGCAAGATGCCGCGGCGCAGCCGTCCGCCCATCCAGCGTTGCCTGCGGCGCGGGCAGGAAGTGCTCGTGCAGGTGACCAAGGAGGGCATTGGCACGAAAGGCCCGACGCTCTCGACCTACCTGAGCATTCCCGGCCGGTTCCTGGTGATGATGCCGGGCATGCGACGGCTGGGCGTATCGCGGCGCATCGAGGACGACGCCACGCGCGACAAGCTGCGCGACGCCCTCGGCGAACTGGAACTGCCGGAGGGCATGGGTTTCATCGCCCGCACCGCGGCCATGGACCGCAACAAGAAAGAGCTGCAAAACGATCTCGGCTACTTGACCCGGCTCTGGCGGGCCGTGGAAAAGCGCATCGAAAGCGAGCCGGCGCCGGCCGAGCTGTACCGCGAATCCGACCTGGTGATCCGCACGATCCGCGACGTGTTCACCAATGACATCGAGCGAATCGTGGTGGATGACGAGGAAGTGCTGGCGCGGGCGCGCGAATTCCTCTCGATCTTCAGCCCGCGTTCGCAGGACATCATCACGCTCTACACCGACCCGGAGCCGATCTTCCACAAGCACAAGATCGAGGCCGAGCTGGAGCGGCTCCACTCGCGGCACGTGCCGCTCAAGTCCGGCGGCTCGCTGGTGATCGACCAGACCGAGGCGCTCGTCGCCATCGACGTGAACAGCGGCCGGTTCCGCACCGAGGATGACGCGGAGACCACCGCGTACAAGATCAACATCGAGGCGGCCGACGAGATCCCGCGCCAACTGCGGCTGCGCGACCTGGGTGGCGTCGTGGTCTGTGACTTCATCGACATGCGGATGGAGTCGCACCGCCGCGACATCGAGCGGCGGCTGATCGAGAACCTGAAGCAGCACAAGGAGCGGGCCAAGGTCCTGCGCACCAGCGCGTTCGGCCTGATCGAAATGACGCGCCAGCGGCAGCGGGCCAGCCTGACCCGCAGCGTCTACCGCGACTGCCGCCACTGCCGCGGCACCGGCCTGGTGAAGACGGTCGAATCGGTCACGCTGGACGTCATGCGGCTGATCCAGTTGGCGGTGACGCGCGAGCAGATCCGCATGGTCGAGATCTCGGTCTCGCCCGAGGTGGCGTACCTGCTGCAGAACCGCAAGCGGGCGCTGATCAACGAGCTGGAGACGAAGCACCGGCGGATCGTCTCGATTCGGCCCGACCCGAATTTCAGCCTGGACCAGGTCGAGATCAGTTGCACCGACGCCCGTGGCCGCGTCGTGCCGCACATGTAA
- a CDS encoding TIGR03936 family radical SAM-associated protein, whose product MVAQSSATTGAAAAPCGAGRLRAALEFALAGDLRFLAHHDELRLLTRALVRAGWPLAYSQGFNPRPRLVLPLPRNLGIAAERQLALVELSALRPPAELFTSLTRQLPTSCRLLRVVAPVAAGMPVATQVAFEVDLDPADAEPLAPRIAALLARPIVTVARDYGPGKPTRPVDIRPYINKLESEGGRLRMELRCAAQRTARPAEVITELGLAAATYNHRFRRAAVLWSMELAGPAFGPAANERTGFDYEEDPSQEDRRRVQDGRPEAQDQARQP is encoded by the coding sequence ATGGTCGCGCAATCCTCGGCCACGACTGGCGCAGCGGCCGCCCCATGCGGCGCGGGCCGGCTGCGCGCGGCGCTGGAGTTCGCCCTGGCCGGCGATTTGCGCTTCCTCGCGCACCACGACGAGCTGCGCCTGCTGACGCGGGCCCTGGTGCGGGCAGGCTGGCCGCTGGCGTACTCGCAGGGCTTCAACCCGCGCCCGCGCCTCGTGCTGCCGCTGCCGCGCAACTTGGGCATCGCGGCCGAGCGGCAACTGGCGCTCGTCGAGTTGTCCGCGCTGCGCCCGCCGGCCGAGCTGTTCACCAGCCTGACGCGGCAGTTGCCGACCAGCTGCCGACTGCTGCGGGTCGTGGCGCCGGTCGCGGCCGGCATGCCCGTCGCCACGCAGGTCGCCTTCGAGGTCGACCTGGATCCGGCGGACGCGGAGCCGCTGGCGCCGCGCATTGCGGCGCTGCTGGCCCGTCCGATCGTGACGGTCGCCCGCGACTACGGCCCGGGCAAGCCGACGCGGCCCGTCGACATTCGACCTTACATCAACAAGCTCGAATCCGAGGGCGGCCGGTTGCGAATGGAGCTGCGCTGTGCAGCGCAGCGCACCGCGCGGCCCGCGGAGGTCATCACGGAATTGGGACTCGCCGCCGCAACCTACAACCATCGGTTCCGGCGTGCCGCGGTCCTCTGGAGCATGGAGCTGGCGGGGCCGGCATTTGGCCCCGCGGCCAACGAAAGGACTGGATTTGACTACGAAGAAGACCCCTCGCAAGAAGACCGCCGGCGCGTCCAAGACGGCCGGCCCGAAGCGCAAGACCAAGCGCGCCAGCCGTAA